The Aeoliella mucimassa genome includes the window ACAGGAGCTTCGCTCACGTTGGTTGCGGTGTTGAGCGTCACCTCGAGCGAGGCCATCGTCAATTCACCACCCACCACGATCGTGGGACGCTTGATACGTACCCAACGATGATCGATTTTGCGGTTATCGAGCAGGCCGTCGAAGTCTTCGACTGGCGCCAGCTCATGCAAGCTCGGATCGTACAACCGCATGATCTCGCCATCGATACCAATGGCGCGAGGGATCCAGATGTACTCACCAAACGCCTTGGTCACCCGCTCGGCGATACTCGTTTTACCGTTACCCGGAGCACCATACAGGAACAACCCCCGTCCAGAGTTGATCGCGGGCCCGAGTCGCAGCAACATTCGGCGGTCGATCAATAGATCGTCAAACGCGCGATGTAGGTCTTCTTCGCTCGGATGCTGATCGGCGAGCGTTTGCTTCGTGACGCTATCGATATAGTGCTTGAGCTGCACGGGAGCCGAACCGTAGTAGGTGCAGTGCTCGCTAAGCTTCTTCGCCCGATCACGACCTTTGTTCGTGAGCTGATAAATATAGTCGTTCATCATGGCCGCACCACGATGTCCGACCAATTGATCCTGCTTCATCTGCTGCAGCAATGGATCGATGATCCGAAACGGCAGCTTTACCTGGTCCGAAAGATCCCGCCCGCTCGCCTCGCTGCGCGTATTCAGGCACTTAAGCAGTAGGTCCTCGACTTCGCTCTCAGTGATGCCTGACTTCCGGAGGTTATCAGGTTCCACGGGGATCCAGTCGCCATGCAGATCGCGTTGATCGGCAATCGGATCGGTGGAAAAAGGAGTCGCTGGGACAGTTGGATCGGTTGATTCGCCGGTGCGGTGAGATTCGTCGCTGGCTGCCGAGCCTGGGACCACCGGCATCGTAACGGCCGGTTCCTCGCTGGCTGCGGTGAGTTCATTAATGCGAGACAGCAGAAGATCGAGTCGCTCTTGGGCGGCATCTTGATCCGCCACAGCGGGGCCACCTTGATTTTGAGAGTAAGGCATCGTGGGGCAATCTCCGAGTCGGGGCTCTCAACCTGCGCGCTACGGTCCCCGTGGCCGACAAACGGCTACTTAGGGACTCAAGATGAACTGTACTACATAGAGCCGCATGAGCAAGCAACTCGCCATGATCGAACGGTTATGACGATTCCCCGAACCTTATGGCTTGGATGGAGTTTTGCTTTGCCCCGGTCTCCGAGAAATGTCGACACACTTTCGCACTCTGGTTGCAAGCAAGGTAGGTTTGTCTGTCGCTAGAGGTTCCGTAAGGACCCGGCGAACACGCTCCGTGGGGCATATAGGTCTGCAAAGACTCAACGAATCAACCGTGTTCTCCAACCAGTGATGCTACCGTGACAGCAACCGTTGCAACATCGAAGGACGAATTGGGCGAAGGCACGCTCGAACTGCACAACGAGGCACTTGAAACATTGTTTCAACGCCTTAGTGAGTTATCGTCGCTGCCATCGATTGCCCTCCGTATTATTGAAGCAGCGGTTGACGAAGGAACCGATGCCGAAGACCTGCGACAATTGATCGAGAAAGACCCTGCCCTTTCGGCACGGATCATTCGCATCGTCAATTCGTCGTTCTACGGCGTGCGTCAAGAAGTTGCCGATCTGCGTAGCGCTATCGCACTGCTTGGTACCAAACAAATCCGCAACGTTGCGATCACCGTGTTCGTTTCTCGGCAGTTCAACGCTGCGAGCAGCAAAGACACCTTGGATCGCAATCGGTTGTGGAACCACTCGATGGCGGTTGGAGCAATCGCTCGTCTGCTCGCAAAATCGACCCACAAAGCCGACTCGGAAGAAGCCTATCTGGCTGGATTGCTACACGACATGGGCCTGTTGATCATCGATCAGCACCTGGCTCGTCACGTGCCCCGCATTCGGTCGACTATGGAAGAAGGATCGACCTTGCACGAAGCCGTGCATCGCATCCTTACGTTCGATCCTTCGCAACTGGGTGCCTACGTCGCTTGGCGTTCGAAGTTCCCCTCGCGTTTGATCTCGGCGATTGAGTTTCACCAGAAGCCTGATGACTTCAAAGGCGACGAACGAGAACTCACCGATCTGGTAGCCGTGGCCGATTACGTCGCCACCCGCAACGGTGTCGGCGTGATGCTCGAAGCCGAACCGCTAATGCCACCAGCGACCGTGTTTGAACGTTTGGGCTTGAGCGAAGAAATTCTCGACCAAATGCTGCCGCAGATCGAAGAAACGCTGTCGGCCACCAAGGCGATGGCTGCTGCCTAAAGCCACAGGGTCTTGCAAGCGGCGATCCAAGAGATGTAATCGCTGTGCATTGCTGCGCACAAATTGGCTTAGCGATCGCGACGCAAATCGACCTGCACCATGCGTGCCTGCGTAGCGTGCCATTTTTTCCAGGTCGATTGATCGTAACCAAAGTGCTCGTTCGACAACTTCACGAGTGCCGAGAGAACATCCGGATTTCTTAGCAGTCCAGAGACTTCTTTGGGGCCACTGCCGCCGAACGAGAAGCCCCCGGTTGAGGGACTCACCGAATAGGTATCGCCTCCGCTGGCATTGCCAACCACTTTCTTGTGCTTGGTCACCAAAGCATCGATCAAGGGACCAATCGCCGACTTATCGTCCAGGCTCGCCAAAGCGACTCCAGCACGATTGACTACTGCGTTCTCATTGCTCCGTAGTGCCTTGACGTACGCTTCGGTTAACCCCGGACGGCCCGAACGAATCAGCGCGTCGAGACTCTGCAAGCGAATCTCTTCGTCGGGATCGTTGAGCGACAGTTGAACTAAGGCGTTTACCGTTGCTTGATGATCGATCTGTCCGGCGGTCTTCGCCAGCAAGCGACGAACCTTAGGGTCCCGTTCATCGGAGAGCAAATCGACGAGATGAGGCCCTGCCATCGGATCGCTCAGGTTGCTAAAGTTGGCTACCGCTTGCTGCACGTTATCGGCGTTGCGATCGTCCAACCAGCGTCGCCATTTGCGAAGCTCCGACCGCCAGTAGACGTTGAGCTGCTTGAGTTGTTCTTCTTGCTCCAGCACCGCTATCTCCTGCCGAGTGCGATAGCGACCGTCGTGCCATACCATGCCGCGTTCGGCCATCAGTTGCTCGCGGGTCATCCACTTGCCATCGACATTGCGAAAGTTCAGCAACTGTCGAGCTTCGGCATTGGTGGGATCAAGCTCCACCACGCGTTCTGCATGCCGAGCGGCTTCGGTATTGAGTTGCGACTCGCGGCACCAACGGGCGAGCGCCAGCTGGGCTTCGACCGTATCGGGGGCGGCAAACGCCCGCGAGGCGTACGATTGCTGCTCGGCCGAGGGTGAGTCGACCTTCATCACTTGCGCCCGATCGAGCGTAATGACCGTGCCCGACTCGGTGGTCACGCGATACGAACCATCCTCCAGCTGCTCTACTTTGCCTTCAATCTGCCCACCCGACTTCAGTTCCACGATGTCGGCCAGGGCGGCTGGAGAGACGACCAGTAGTAGCAACAGTAAAATACGCATGGGTTTCCGGCAGATTTAGGGAGGAGTGCAGGACCAGCACCCATTATAAGGAGTGACGACCATCGAGTGCCAGCAGCTTCGTTGCGAAACCAGTGCCAAAAGCTCTGCGCTACAGTTCGCGGGCCACTTTTGCCGATTGTTCCAGCAATATGGACACTAACTACCTCATCCAGCCAACCCATGTTGCCGAGGAGAAACATCCAATGTCGCTAAAACAACACCACTCTGACGCCGCCCGACCGGTCGCCGTGGCGGTGCTTACGGTGAGCGACACGCGCACCGCTGAGTCCGACCATGGCGGCGCTCTAGTGATTGAGTTGTTGAACGAAGCGGGCCACGGGGTAGTGGATCGCGAAATCGCCCCCGACGAGCCGATGCTCATCGCCGAACTTGTCGCTCGCTGGGTCGAGAATCCCGACGTGCAGGCAGTGCTCCTCACCGGCGGCACCGGCATTGCTCCTCGCGACCTGACCTATGAAACCATCACCACGATGCTCACCAAGCAGCTCCCAGGCTACGGCGAGCTATTCCGCATGCTTAGCTACCAGGAGATCGGCCCCGCGGCCATGCTCAGCCGAGCGGTGGGGGGCGTGTGCGGCGATACGGTCGTGCTGACGATGCCTGGCTCGACGGCTGCAGTTCGACTGGCCATGGAGAAGCTCATCCTGCCCGAACTTGGCCATCTGGTAAACGAAGCGACGAAGTACTAGATCTAGACCTGAACGAAGTATCTAGCTAGTTTGGTTTTCCGACTGCATTAAGCGTTTGCGGACGTTCCAAATGATGCCGGCGATGACCACGGCGTTGCCGACGAAGAACAACAGGAACACGCCCAGCCCTTGAGTATGGGCGGCTTGTTGAGTATCGCGAACTGCAGCATCCCACTGCTCGACACCGACGAGCGCGACGTAGCGACGTACTTCGCGAAGTAGCGTAGCAGCGATAATCGCCAATCCGATGCTCGCCGAGGCCGAAATCATCCACTTGGTTTGCAACTGGCCGCTCTTAGCGATCATCCCCCACGAAGCAACAAAGCCGGCCAGTCCTACCCCGCCGACTACCAACAATGCCAATGGCCACGGTTGCTGAAGCGCCTTGGTAACGCTTTCCGGTAGCACCACCGCGTACCAAATGGCCGCGAGCACTGCTCCGCCTGCTCCACTTAGTGCGGTGAGCGATAGCCGACCAACAGTTTGTTTATCGGCGGTATCCATTAGTTGCCAGCCGAGAAGCACTGCGAAGGTCGCCAGCGAACCGATCATCCACAACGACAGTCGGGGAGGCAACTCGGCCGTTTGGTGCCACCAGCGCCCTGCGGCAAACTGCTCGGTCCATGTCTCTTGACCAGCAAGAGAGAGCAGATGATTCTCCGACCAACTCCAAGCAACAAATAAGAACATCGCCAGTACGCCGACCGCGACGAGTGCCTGCAGGCCTTTGCCGCGTGCTTCGAGCCATTTGGTCTTCTGCAAGTAAAGCAAGTAAAAGGCGACGATCAACACTGGCAGAATGGCCATCCAACGATGGAATAGCAGCAGGTTGGCCGTGTAGAAAGCATGCTTGTAAAGCAACTGCACGAACAGGATGGGGGCTACTCCCAAAGTAATGGTTACGCCTAGAGCGAGCGGCAACCAGTCTTTTACCACCGACACCATTGTGCGTGTTGCCTGGCAATATTCCCCGAACAATCGATAAACGGCGGCCCCGGCCACCATCAGCGCACCAGCCACAACGTAGTTCATCACCACCACGTGCAGTACCAGCGTCACGAGGTACAACACAAAGTAACCAAGGCTTTCGGTGGGCAAGTCAAACATGGGGTCGCTATGGGACGTTAGTAAATCGGATCGAGAAAATCGCTCACTGAGGGCGGGCAACCATGGAACGAGTGCCGGCTTCTTCCAAGTGCTGGGCGATACTCTCCAGCACCGAGGCGTCGGTGGTCTCGGACCACTCGGTCGGTCGGGCATCGTGTTGCCAGCGAATAAGCTGCACCAAGGCTTCAAGCTCCTCCGGCGTGCCCGCGAATGGTGGCATAAACGCCTTCGTATGCTGCAGTTTGGCGATATTCAGCCGCTGTTGATCGACGCTCCACGTACCAGCCAAGTGCACCAATCCATTTGCTCCATCCATCGTGTGACAGATGCCGCACTGCATACGAAACACGTGTGCTCCAAGCTGCAGCTGCTCGGTGGGATAGCTGTCGGCATCGACCAAGGGATAGGGATCGTTGGTGGTACACCCTACGCGACGGAAGTAGGCCACTTCGTCTTCGGTAATGCTGTTGGAATACAAGGTGTGCCTTACTGTGTAGGGCTTACGAACACCTTCGCGAACAAACTCGCCGCCGGCAGTCGCGGCAAACGCCAGAGCACACAGTAGCGACGCGGTCGCCCCGTTGATGGTGAGATTCGACTTCACCAGCATCGCGAGTCCATACCCGCCGATCAGCAGCGAGGCCCCTGCCCCGAGCGAAAAGAACAGGGTCATGGCTATGCTGCCACCCATGATCCACTGCCGGCTATCCTCGGGCAGCGCCAGCATGAACCAGCCACCGATCAAAGGCATGAGTGCCATAGGAGCGAGAAACCAAAATACCCGGCGAATCAACGTGCGACGCTCTTCGAGAGTGAAGGCCTTGGCCAGATTCACCACCAGCGCGGCGACGAGTCCCGCAATGGCCATCGCAGCCAAGGTACGATAGACAAGCGACGGCCAGAACGTAGCGTTGAAGAAGCCGGCCCACACGCTACCGTTATCGAGCCATCCACTCGGAGTCAGTTGCCAGGACAGAATCCCATTAATCCAGAACAAACTCATCCATGCAGCAATCGCGTAGAGAATCAGTAACCGCAAGCGAGTGGTTCCGTCGAGCCGCGGGGCGTAGCGATAGAAAATGTAGCCGCTGGCGACTTCAAGGCAGAAGAATGTCCACTCGGTAGCCCACAGCCAGTGAAATTCATCGATCATCATCCCGATCGTGCGAGGACTGATCTGAATGGTGGTAAACCACATGGCCACGCCGGTCACTGCTCCGGTGACGAAGCTCACGAGTACCAGCCAGCGAAAGTATCCGTCGACAAATCGGCGAGCGAGTTCGTCGTCACGGTTATTGGCCCGCCACTGGAAGTAGCAGAGTAGCATGCCGCCGCCGATGGCAAACTGGGCGACAAACACATGAAATATACCGAGGCCACCGATCACCATGCCCTGCATGACGGGCCCAAAACCGTTGACCGGATAATAGGGAAACACAACCGCTACTCGGGGTTTGAGGGGTTCGTAGGAACACGATCCGTGCATGCAGCACGAGCGTGATGCGTGTAGGGCGGTATCCATCGCAGTGTTTCCGACAGAAACCATTGCGAGCCCAGCTTCGAGTGAGTTCTAACGTATCTTAGCAGCCCGACAGCGTTCGCCCTCGTGCGGCAAAACGTCGCACGCTAGCTTCATGAAGTACGAAATCCCACGTGCGCTACCCCCCGCCGCGATTCATCACGTCCACAATGCTGCAGGCTTGAATCGGCTCTAGCCCCAACTCGTGGGCGCGGGCTAGCACCTCAGGAGCGTCGCTGCCGGGATTGAGCCAGAGCTCGTCGCACCCTTTCGCGGCGATCTGCTCGATCACTTCGATTCCGACCGC containing:
- a CDS encoding MogA/MoaB family molybdenum cofactor biosynthesis protein — translated: MSLKQHHSDAARPVAVAVLTVSDTRTAESDHGGALVIELLNEAGHGVVDREIAPDEPMLIAELVARWVENPDVQAVLLTGGTGIAPRDLTYETITTMLTKQLPGYGELFRMLSYQEIGPAAMLSRAVGGVCGDTVVLTMPGSTAAVRLAMEKLILPELGHLVNEATKY
- a CDS encoding c-type cytochrome, with translation MFPYYPVNGFGPVMQGMVIGGLGIFHVFVAQFAIGGGMLLCYFQWRANNRDDELARRFVDGYFRWLVLVSFVTGAVTGVAMWFTTIQISPRTIGMMIDEFHWLWATEWTFFCLEVASGYIFYRYAPRLDGTTRLRLLILYAIAAWMSLFWINGILSWQLTPSGWLDNGSVWAGFFNATFWPSLVYRTLAAMAIAGLVAALVVNLAKAFTLEERRTLIRRVFWFLAPMALMPLIGGWFMLALPEDSRQWIMGGSIAMTLFFSLGAGASLLIGGYGLAMLVKSNLTINGATASLLCALAFAATAGGEFVREGVRKPYTVRHTLYSNSITEDEVAYFRRVGCTTNDPYPLVDADSYPTEQLQLGAHVFRMQCGICHTMDGANGLVHLAGTWSVDQQRLNIAKLQHTKAFMPPFAGTPEELEALVQLIRWQHDARPTEWSETTDASVLESIAQHLEEAGTRSMVARPQ
- a CDS encoding HEAT repeat domain-containing protein, which encodes MRILLLLLLVVSPAALADIVELKSGGQIEGKVEQLEDGSYRVTTESGTVITLDRAQVMKVDSPSAEQQSYASRAFAAPDTVEAQLALARWCRESQLNTEAARHAERVVELDPTNAEARQLLNFRNVDGKWMTREQLMAERGMVWHDGRYRTRQEIAVLEQEEQLKQLNVYWRSELRKWRRWLDDRNADNVQQAVANFSNLSDPMAGPHLVDLLSDERDPKVRRLLAKTAGQIDHQATVNALVQLSLNDPDEEIRLQSLDALIRSGRPGLTEAYVKALRSNENAVVNRAGVALASLDDKSAIGPLIDALVTKHKKVVGNASGGDTYSVSPSTGGFSFGGSGPKEVSGLLRNPDVLSALVKLSNEHFGYDQSTWKKWHATQARMVQVDLRRDR
- a CDS encoding HDOD domain-containing protein; the encoded protein is MTATVATSKDELGEGTLELHNEALETLFQRLSELSSLPSIALRIIEAAVDEGTDAEDLRQLIEKDPALSARIIRIVNSSFYGVRQEVADLRSAIALLGTKQIRNVAITVFVSRQFNAASSKDTLDRNRLWNHSMAVGAIARLLAKSTHKADSEEAYLAGLLHDMGLLIIDQHLARHVPRIRSTMEEGSTLHEAVHRILTFDPSQLGAYVAWRSKFPSRLISAIEFHQKPDDFKGDERELTDLVAVADYVATRNGVGVMLEAEPLMPPATVFERLGLSEEILDQMLPQIEETLSATKAMAAA
- a CDS encoding ATP-binding protein, with amino-acid sequence MPYSQNQGGPAVADQDAAQERLDLLLSRINELTAASEEPAVTMPVVPGSAASDESHRTGESTDPTVPATPFSTDPIADQRDLHGDWIPVEPDNLRKSGITESEVEDLLLKCLNTRSEASGRDLSDQVKLPFRIIDPLLQQMKQDQLVGHRGAAMMNDYIYQLTNKGRDRAKKLSEHCTYYGSAPVQLKHYIDSVTKQTLADQHPSEEDLHRAFDDLLIDRRMLLRLGPAINSGRGLFLYGAPGNGKTSIAERVTKAFGEYIWIPRAIGIDGEIMRLYDPSLHELAPVEDFDGLLDNRKIDHRWVRIKRPTIVVGGELTMASLEVTLNTATNVSEAPVQLKSNCGTLVIDDFGRQRMTTDELLNRWIVPLEKRYDFLNLASGKKIQVPFDQLIIFSTNLEPKDLVDDAFLRRIPYKIEVTDPEETAFRELFEIMAPIIGVEYNQDSLEYLIATHYKAVNRPMRCCQPRDLLLQVRNYCHYVKAPAVMSRENLDFAVENYFAVM